Proteins from a genomic interval of Treponema succinifaciens DSM 2489:
- the tkt gene encoding transketolase, producing MDTKAIEAVALSIRSLSMDAIQKANSGHPGLPLGAAEVAAVLYGELLKHNPADSKWVDRDRFVLSAGHGSMLLYSILHLSGYKVSLDDIKSFRQIGSKCPGHPEYGETDGVECTSGPLGQGIAAAVGMAIAETMLAARFNTPKHTIVDHYTYTLVGEGCLEEGVSSEASSLAGNLGLGKLIVFYDENKISIDGNTDITFTDDIENRYLSYGWKVLRGSMYNVGEIADLVEIAKRDTSKPTLIILKSVIGKGAPKQGTADVHGAPLGEEGCKSAKTALGIPSDEQFWVAPEAYKYFEEKRTEWAKVEENWNKTFAEWAKENPELAKKWDAYWNHKATGECESPSYKVGDKLATRDASGKSLNCMAKCYEWLVGGSADLQGPNKTKVADDDGVYSKTNRKGRTIEYGIREFAMSQVMSGINLHGGLRAFGATFLVFSDYLRPSLRVAALSKLPNIYIFTHDSIYVGEDGPTHQPVETNAALRCIPNVQFLRPGDAEESAVAWEMALESTNHPVCMAFTRQAITVYEKADKDWKNTVRKGAYIVQEGTKNPDITILATGSEVEMSLNAAKLVSGKNIRVVSVMDKTLFEKQDESFQKEIIGNAKRVVVAEAGVSFGWEKYVSSKKDLFTIDRFGESGPAAKVAEDLKFTYADLAKVLKG from the coding sequence ATGGACACAAAAGCTATCGAAGCTGTTGCTTTGTCAATCAGAAGCCTTTCTATGGATGCAATCCAGAAGGCAAATTCAGGTCATCCGGGACTTCCTCTTGGCGCCGCGGAAGTCGCTGCTGTTCTTTACGGCGAGCTTTTAAAGCACAATCCTGCTGATTCAAAATGGGTGGACAGAGACCGTTTTGTTCTTTCTGCCGGACACGGCTCGATGTTGCTTTATTCAATTCTTCACCTTTCAGGATATAAAGTTTCACTTGACGATATAAAGTCATTCCGTCAGATTGGCTCAAAATGTCCTGGACATCCTGAATATGGTGAAACAGATGGCGTTGAATGTACATCTGGTCCGCTCGGACAGGGAATTGCCGCCGCAGTTGGAATGGCAATTGCAGAGACAATGCTTGCCGCCCGCTTTAATACTCCAAAGCACACAATTGTTGACCATTACACTTATACTCTCGTTGGTGAAGGTTGCCTTGAAGAGGGAGTTTCATCAGAAGCCAGTTCTCTTGCCGGAAATCTTGGTCTTGGAAAACTCATTGTATTTTATGATGAAAATAAAATCTCAATCGATGGGAATACAGATATAACATTCACAGATGACATTGAAAACCGCTATCTTTCTTACGGCTGGAAGGTTTTGCGTGGTTCTATGTATAATGTAGGTGAAATTGCAGACCTCGTTGAAATTGCAAAGCGCGACACTTCAAAGCCTACCTTGATTATTCTTAAGTCTGTAATTGGCAAAGGCGCTCCAAAGCAGGGAACTGCTGATGTCCATGGTGCTCCTCTTGGAGAGGAAGGCTGCAAGTCTGCAAAGACTGCTCTTGGAATTCCATCTGATGAGCAGTTCTGGGTCGCTCCTGAAGCATATAAGTACTTTGAAGAAAAGAGAACTGAATGGGCAAAAGTGGAAGAAAACTGGAACAAGACATTTGCTGAATGGGCAAAAGAAAATCCAGAACTTGCAAAGAAATGGGACGCTTACTGGAATCACAAGGCAACAGGTGAGTGTGAATCCCCTTCTTATAAGGTTGGAGACAAGCTTGCTACTCGCGATGCCAGCGGAAAAAGCCTTAACTGCATGGCTAAATGCTATGAATGGCTTGTGGGCGGTTCTGCTGACTTGCAGGGACCTAACAAGACAAAAGTTGCAGACGATGACGGTGTTTATAGCAAGACAAACAGAAAAGGCCGCACAATTGAATATGGAATCCGTGAGTTTGCGATGAGCCAGGTTATGAGCGGAATCAACTTGCATGGAGGACTTAGAGCTTTCGGGGCTACATTCCTTGTGTTTAGCGACTATCTGCGTCCTTCTTTGCGTGTTGCGGCTTTGAGCAAGCTTCCAAATATCTATATCTTTACACATGATTCAATCTATGTAGGAGAAGACGGTCCTACACATCAGCCTGTTGAAACAAATGCGGCGTTGCGCTGTATTCCTAATGTGCAGTTCCTGCGTCCGGGTGATGCAGAAGAATCTGCTGTTGCATGGGAAATGGCGCTTGAAAGCACAAATCATCCGGTTTGCATGGCATTTACAAGACAGGCAATCACTGTATATGAAAAAGCTGACAAAGATTGGAAGAATACTGTAAGAAAAGGCGCATATATAGTTCAGGAAGGAACAAAGAATCCTGATATTACAATCCTTGCTACAGGCTCTGAAGTTGAAATGTCTTTGAATGCTGCAAAGCTTGTTTCTGGTAAAAATATCCGTGTCGTTTCTGTTATGGATAAGACTTTGTTCGAAAAACAGGATGAGTCGTTTCAGAAAGAAATAATTGGAAATGCAAAACGTGTTGTTGTTGCAGAAGCCGGTGTAAGTTTTGGCTGGGAAAAATATGTTTCAAGCAAGAAGGACTTGTTTACAATCGACCGTTTTGGTGAGTCTGGACCTGCTGCAAAAGTAGCTGAAGATCTCAAGTTTACTTATGCTGACTTGGCAAAAGTTTTGAAAGGCTAA
- a CDS encoding PTS sugar transporter subunit IIA, translating to MEDFDIGILFERGEVLEDVPGNSCAKIFEYICDRIVVPSGLTAHQLQKELVEREKVLSTAVGNGIAIPHPRYPLVKNSSESKIVVAYLREPMDMQAPDVRKVYVMFVILSDSAQFHIKVLSALATLFKNEKFRKGIQACPSKGELLDLLRRISRPELL from the coding sequence ATGGAAGATTTTGATATTGGTATTCTTTTTGAGCGTGGAGAAGTTTTAGAGGATGTGCCGGGAAATTCTTGCGCAAAAATCTTTGAATATATATGCGATAGAATTGTTGTTCCATCTGGTCTTACTGCGCACCAGCTTCAAAAAGAGCTTGTTGAACGTGAAAAAGTCCTTAGCACAGCTGTTGGAAATGGAATTGCAATTCCTCATCCGCGCTATCCACTTGTAAAAAACAGTTCTGAAAGCAAGATTGTTGTTGCGTATTTACGAGAGCCTATGGATATGCAGGCTCCTGATGTAAGGAAGGTTTACGTCATGTTTGTTATTCTTTCTGATTCTGCACAGTTCCATATAAAAGTTCTTTCTGCCTTAGCGACTTTGTTTAAGAATGAAAAATTCCGCAAAGGAATTCAAGCTTGTCCTTCAAAAGGCGAGCTTTTGGATTTGCTACGGAGAATTTCACGTCCGGAACTCTTATAG
- a CDS encoding nitroreductase family protein: protein MDFIELSKKRYSVRKFSSQKVEDEKIEKILEAGRLAPTAKNSQSHKIFIIKSKDALEKIYSATPMSYHAPIVLMVCYDKKTSYKNTADTHYPDYDGGGVDAAIVTTAMMMEATELGLGTLWARGYDSQKIYDAFPQIKDLELVCLLDIGYPAEDSSPSERHFMRKELSETTVEL, encoded by the coding sequence ATGGATTTCATTGAACTTTCAAAAAAAAGATATTCTGTAAGAAAATTTTCAAGCCAAAAGGTTGAAGATGAAAAAATCGAAAAAATTCTTGAGGCAGGGCGGCTAGCTCCAACAGCAAAAAACAGCCAGTCGCACAAAATATTCATCATAAAAAGCAAGGACGCACTGGAGAAAATTTATAGCGCAACTCCAATGTCTTACCATGCGCCTATTGTGCTTATGGTTTGTTATGATAAAAAAACAAGCTACAAAAACACTGCGGACACTCATTATCCAGACTATGACGGAGGAGGAGTTGACGCAGCTATTGTAACAACTGCAATGATGATGGAAGCCACAGAGCTGGGACTAGGAACGTTATGGGCAAGAGGATATGACAGCCAGAAAATCTATGACGCTTTTCCTCAGATAAAAGACCTTGAGCTTGTATGTCTGCTGGACATTGGCTATCCGGCAGAAGACTCTTCCCCAAGTGAAAGGCACTTTATGAGAAAAGAACTTTCAGAAACTACAGTAGAACTTTAA
- the ilvB gene encoding biosynthetic-type acetolactate synthase large subunit, with product MIKATGSQIILKLLEMEGVKYVAGIPGGQILPLYDELNKSSIKHILVRHEQAAGFIAQGMSRSTGIPAVCMATSGPGAMNLLTAIADARCDSIPIVAITGQVNTSLIGTDAFQEADTFGLSFPITKHSMMVKSVSELLEAIPLAFEIASSGRPGPVLIDVPRDVQTGFAEFEEWPKIRSTEEVKKSVFARKFSTPEDKIPCVVEEMTQVLLSAERPVLYIGGGCNSPVASFSIKTLLGSFDAAAVTSLMGIGSLPKNFKNNLGMVGMHGAYAANKAMHDADVVLAMGVRFDDRATGVIAKFCPEAKILHIDIDAAEINKILPSSCSLVCDLEAALPLLVSKIKESDDKKFAAQRKAWLESLYSVFEQTESFELGRGKKSNSVNPRKFINEIPLNAKKAGLSSKDIIVTTDVGQHQMWAAQYYPVEYPRQFLTSGSLGTMGFGLPAAIGAAIANPEKKVVCISGDGSILMNLQELATLSELNLNVTVIVLENGVLGMVHQQQEYLFEKNYSASEFIKNPDLLKISEGFGIESIDANSDSLWAEKAFSKGPRFVRLRIERDENVLPFVKAGSANIDAIRN from the coding sequence ATGATAAAAGCTACAGGTTCACAGATTATTTTAAAGCTTCTTGAAATGGAAGGTGTTAAGTATGTCGCTGGAATTCCGGGAGGTCAGATTCTTCCCTTATATGATGAATTGAACAAATCTTCAATAAAACATATTTTAGTGCGCCATGAGCAGGCGGCTGGCTTTATTGCTCAAGGAATGTCGCGCTCAACAGGAATTCCTGCTGTTTGCATGGCGACTTCCGGACCTGGAGCAATGAATCTCCTTACTGCTATTGCAGATGCAAGGTGCGATTCAATTCCAATTGTAGCAATTACAGGGCAGGTTAACACATCTTTGATTGGAACGGACGCTTTTCAGGAAGCTGATACATTCGGGCTTTCTTTTCCTATTACAAAACACAGCATGATGGTAAAGTCTGTCTCAGAGCTTCTGGAAGCAATTCCTCTTGCATTTGAAATTGCTTCCAGCGGGCGACCGGGACCGGTTCTTATTGATGTTCCGCGCGATGTTCAGACCGGATTTGCAGAATTTGAAGAATGGCCTAAAATCCGCTCCACTGAAGAGGTAAAGAAATCTGTTTTTGCAAGAAAGTTTTCTACCCCAGAAGATAAAATTCCTTGTGTTGTTGAAGAAATGACGCAGGTTCTTTTGTCTGCTGAACGTCCAGTGCTTTATATTGGAGGTGGATGTAATTCACCTGTGGCTTCATTTTCTATAAAAACTCTTCTTGGGTCTTTTGATGCTGCGGCTGTAACAAGCCTTATGGGAATAGGCTCATTGCCTAAGAACTTTAAAAACAATCTTGGCATGGTTGGAATGCACGGCGCTTATGCGGCAAACAAGGCAATGCATGATGCTGATGTGGTTCTGGCGATGGGTGTGCGTTTTGATGACAGGGCGACAGGTGTGATTGCGAAATTCTGCCCGGAAGCAAAAATTCTCCATATAGATATTGACGCTGCTGAAATAAACAAAATACTTCCTTCAAGTTGTTCTTTAGTCTGCGATTTGGAAGCAGCTCTTCCGCTTCTTGTTTCTAAAATAAAAGAATCTGATGATAAAAAATTTGCCGCTCAAAGGAAAGCTTGGCTGGAATCTCTTTATTCTGTTTTTGAGCAGACAGAAAGTTTTGAGCTTGGACGTGGAAAAAAATCAAATTCAGTAAATCCGCGTAAGTTTATAAATGAAATTCCTTTGAATGCAAAAAAAGCGGGGCTTTCTTCAAAAGATATAATTGTTACAACAGATGTTGGACAGCATCAGATGTGGGCGGCGCAGTATTATCCTGTGGAATATCCTCGTCAGTTTTTGACTAGCGGCTCTTTGGGAACCATGGGTTTTGGTTTGCCTGCTGCTATTGGAGCTGCCATTGCAAATCCTGAAAAGAAGGTTGTGTGTATTTCTGGAGACGGAAGTATTCTTATGAATCTTCAGGAACTTGCGACTCTGAGCGAGCTTAATCTAAATGTTACAGTTATTGTTCTTGAAAACGGCGTGCTTGGAATGGTTCATCAGCAGCAGGAGTATCTTTTTGAAAAGAACTACAGTGCAAGTGAGTTTATAAAAAATCCTGATTTGCTGAAAATTTCGGAGGGATTCGGAATTGAATCTATTGACGCGAATTCAGACTCTTTATGGGCAGAGAAGGCATTTTCAAAAGGTCCTAGATTTGTACGGCTTAGAATAGAGAGAGATGAAAATGTACTTCCGTTTGTAAAGGCAGGAAGTGCCAATATTGATGCAATAAGAAACTGA
- a CDS encoding DUF4912 domain-containing protein, whose product MSTSQLIAFADKYGIDIPSDLDRRFIIGELLEAEEEFDSSEKKPEVQISDDDEPVPDTLPKTYNNTCIDAVIRNPAWLFVFWDIKESDISALSQEFSFESAFLHISFFDSAESEKSDDSFDVKIPLEPNEQYIMIPGGKKFARIDLAASFSGKSAEILASTRMIEIPEESKKILEMQPGKKLDFPPLVQLSGIKKILHDNFLNHRQSFSN is encoded by the coding sequence ATGTCAACATCACAGCTTATAGCCTTTGCTGATAAATATGGAATAGATATTCCGAGCGATCTTGACCGCCGTTTTATAATTGGAGAACTTTTGGAGGCGGAAGAAGAGTTTGATTCGTCAGAAAAAAAACCGGAAGTCCAAATTTCAGACGATGATGAACCAGTTCCAGACACACTTCCAAAAACATACAACAACACTTGCATAGACGCAGTTATCAGAAATCCAGCATGGCTTTTTGTATTCTGGGATATAAAGGAATCTGACATTTCTGCACTGTCGCAGGAATTTTCATTTGAAAGCGCGTTTCTTCATATTTCATTTTTTGACTCTGCAGAATCAGAAAAATCAGACGATTCATTTGATGTGAAAATTCCGCTTGAACCTAACGAGCAGTACATTATGATTCCTGGCGGAAAAAAATTCGCAAGAATAGACTTGGCGGCTTCTTTCAGCGGAAAAAGCGCAGAAATTCTTGCGTCAACCAGAATGATTGAAATTCCAGAGGAAAGCAAAAAAATTCTTGAAATGCAGCCAGGAAAAAAGCTTGATTTTCCACCGCTAGTACAACTTTCTGGAATAAAGAAAATTCTGCATGATAATTTCCTAAACCATAGACAGTCATTTTCAAACTAA
- a CDS encoding 1,4-alpha-glucan branching protein domain-containing protein has product MSEKKLVLIIEANQGYIPQTEDKEGFQVQNSILFSAITETYIPLLNMFCQLEKENIPFKLGLVISPSIYALLSDSSIQDKYIEYLDELIKLGNAEVLRCKDSNCLEQAKTCLESIEKTKSDFTETYGKNLLEKIKYFEKLGIIELIPTAATFSYLPHYSDYPEAINAQIETGLYSQRIFFGDTGDGFWLPYMGWNKSLERPLRSYGINYTILDARAILFSEQCPQEGIFSPVRTKSSLVIFGSDPDTPQDIAGEDGFSTNEAYRSQIRDIGFDLEQEKLGDFFGKTDARIPTGFKYWSNESEDDDLVPYNSAQAKKQIINDALNFYTSKAEKLEQAANIMQEKDTVLVCAIPAEFLGQKWHEGVEWLENVIRCRASKRGFEFELCKNLLDNQFSLPKIEPYQCSANGLGYGEDLLDNTNSWMIRYTRKATQRIIDLAERFPSETSLKERLLNMAAKQVLLAQSGDWPAMIHDGKTPNYIEELFKDEILSFTRVFDSLASNTVSTEWLTSCERKNTIFPWLNYRIFSKKK; this is encoded by the coding sequence ATGTCTGAAAAAAAACTTGTTTTAATAATAGAAGCAAATCAAGGCTATATTCCGCAGACCGAAGACAAAGAAGGCTTTCAAGTTCAAAACAGCATTCTTTTTTCCGCAATAACAGAAACTTACATTCCGCTTTTGAATATGTTCTGCCAGCTTGAAAAAGAGAATATTCCGTTCAAGCTTGGACTTGTAATTTCACCATCAATTTACGCGCTTCTTTCAGATTCCAGCATTCAAGACAAATATATAGAATACCTTGATGAGCTGATTAAACTTGGGAATGCAGAAGTTTTAAGATGCAAAGATTCCAATTGTCTTGAACAGGCAAAGACCTGCCTTGAGTCCATAGAAAAAACAAAGTCGGACTTTACAGAAACTTACGGAAAAAATCTTCTTGAGAAAATAAAATACTTTGAAAAGCTCGGCATTATTGAACTTATTCCAACTGCCGCAACCTTTTCGTATCTTCCGCACTACAGCGACTATCCAGAAGCAATCAACGCTCAAATTGAAACAGGACTTTATTCACAGAGAATTTTTTTTGGAGATACTGGAGACGGATTCTGGCTTCCATATATGGGATGGAATAAGAGTCTTGAAAGACCACTGCGCTCCTATGGAATAAACTATACCATTCTTGACGCAAGGGCAATCCTGTTTTCTGAACAATGCCCACAAGAAGGAATATTCTCGCCTGTCAGAACCAAAAGCTCGCTTGTAATCTTCGGAAGCGATCCGGACACTCCGCAGGACATAGCAGGAGAAGACGGATTTTCCACAAACGAAGCTTACCGCTCTCAAATCCGCGACATAGGATTCGACCTTGAGCAGGAAAAACTTGGTGATTTCTTTGGAAAAACCGATGCAAGAATTCCAACAGGATTTAAATATTGGAGCAATGAAAGCGAAGATGATGACCTTGTTCCTTATAATTCCGCACAAGCAAAAAAGCAGATTATAAATGATGCTCTTAACTTTTACACTTCCAAGGCTGAAAAACTTGAGCAAGCGGCAAACATAATGCAGGAAAAAGACACAGTTTTAGTATGTGCAATTCCAGCTGAATTTCTTGGGCAGAAATGGCATGAAGGCGTTGAATGGCTTGAAAATGTAATCAGGTGCCGTGCAAGCAAAAGAGGATTTGAATTTGAACTTTGCAAAAACCTCTTGGACAATCAGTTTTCTTTGCCCAAAATTGAGCCTTACCAGTGCTCTGCAAATGGTCTTGGTTATGGGGAAGACCTTTTGGACAACACAAATAGCTGGATGATACGCTACACAAGAAAAGCAACCCAGCGCATAATAGACCTCGCAGAAAGATTTCCTTCTGAGACTTCACTAAAAGAACGGCTTTTGAACATGGCGGCGAAACAAGTTCTTTTAGCTCAAAGCGGAGACTGGCCGGCAATGATTCACGATGGAAAAACACCGAACTATATAGAAGAACTTTTCAAAGATGAAATTCTTTCTTTCACGCGTGTGTTTGACTCATTGGCAAGCAACACTGTAAGCACAGAATGGCTTACCTCATGTGAAAGAAAAAACACAATATTTCCATGGCTAAACTACAGAATTTTCAGCAAAAAGAAATAA
- a CDS encoding YidC/Oxa1 family membrane protein insertase, whose product MGVFFFTIVIYPLTQIIELAFTFSNKLLKNTGFSLVGVSLAVSLLTLPLYAVAEHWQEIERNIQAKMKPQVDRIKKVFKGDEQYMILSTYYRQNHYHPIMSLRSAFGILIQIPFFTAAYTCLSHMPALQNHHLFFIADLGKPDALFSIGSFSVNILPILMTVINCISGAIYTKGLPLKDKFQVYLLALLFVVLLYNSPSGLVIYWTMNNIFSLVKNIFYKLKNPIKSFYIVCAIGSAVAIIFTLLTKRFNLEQKGFFIFLCALILCSPVIVKALNFAVDKLFISLRDNKKQRTVLFLVTSASITALIGLVIPTLLIASSPIEFSGIDNYPNPMFFIRNTFWQSLGLCLLWPSLIFFLFKERIQTLLSVGFLFLFSAAIVNAFLFQEKYGYLSRMLLFTEVPSVQSSAARILTNLSVLAAIVLACIAVIKLRLEKPVCIIGTFSLVSLMLLSFIQIGKVKAGYKEYLRVSAEGGISGKVKPIFHLSKTGKNVILIFLDRAQNNFVEPMLEESPKLKEQFSGFTLYKNTVSFNSHTLIGAPPVHGGYEYTPAEINKRADKPLVEKHNEAILMLPRIFTEQGDNFSAASSDASWANYSWIPDISIFKPYPKIESFVTENAYLAQWYKDHQGVGNFTITSDTLKRNMLWYSFFRTSPLILRHVIYESGSYWSTNTQNEDLNKYLGNYAAMDYLKDLTDFSSKTENYFLSFTNNACHTSFALQAPDYVPSAKITDRGNSEYAGDNSYSSMAGVMHRLGEWLEYLKQNGVYENSRILIVSDHSCSSKEKPYKWDEKFSRISPGKYHPIFMFKDFNESGELKTNNDFMTNADSPTILLSGIIENAVNPFTGNPVNSKLKEDGALVTISNLYMPHHFSSKNIFTVKPDDWYRVSDNIFESKNWKQETMEESKK is encoded by the coding sequence ATGGGCGTATTTTTTTTCACAATTGTAATTTATCCATTGACCCAGATTATAGAACTGGCATTTACATTTAGCAACAAACTTCTGAAAAACACAGGGTTTTCGCTAGTGGGTGTAAGCCTTGCGGTAAGCCTTCTTACACTTCCGCTTTATGCAGTCGCAGAACACTGGCAGGAAATAGAACGCAATATTCAGGCAAAAATGAAGCCTCAAGTTGACAGAATCAAAAAAGTATTCAAGGGCGATGAGCAGTACATGATTCTTTCAACATACTATAGACAGAATCACTATCACCCGATTATGTCGCTTCGTTCCGCGTTCGGAATTCTTATACAAATTCCATTTTTTACAGCGGCATACACTTGTCTGTCCCATATGCCTGCGCTTCAAAACCATCATCTCTTTTTTATTGCTGACCTAGGAAAACCAGACGCTCTTTTTTCCATAGGCTCATTTTCTGTAAATATTCTTCCAATTCTAATGACAGTAATAAACTGCATTTCTGGAGCAATATACACAAAGGGTCTGCCCTTAAAAGACAAGTTTCAAGTTTATCTTCTTGCTCTTTTATTTGTTGTGCTTTTATACAACAGTCCGTCTGGACTAGTTATATACTGGACAATGAACAACATTTTTTCACTTGTAAAAAATATATTCTACAAGCTTAAGAACCCTATAAAGTCTTTCTACATTGTCTGCGCAATAGGTTCTGCTGTGGCAATAATTTTTACACTGCTTACAAAAAGATTCAATCTTGAGCAAAAAGGATTTTTTATTTTCCTGTGCGCACTTATTTTATGTTCACCTGTTATTGTAAAGGCTTTAAATTTTGCCGTTGACAAGCTTTTTATTTCATTAAGAGACAACAAAAAACAAAGAACCGTTTTGTTTTTAGTAACTTCCGCAAGCATAACAGCCCTAATAGGTCTTGTAATTCCTACACTTTTAATCGCATCTTCGCCTATAGAATTTTCAGGGATAGACAACTACCCGAACCCAATGTTCTTTATAAGAAACACATTCTGGCAAAGTTTAGGATTATGTCTTTTATGGCCTTCGCTGATTTTCTTCTTATTCAAAGAGCGAATCCAAACACTTCTTTCCGTGGGATTCTTATTTCTATTTTCAGCGGCAATTGTAAACGCATTTTTGTTTCAGGAAAAGTATGGCTACCTTTCAAGAATGCTGCTTTTTACAGAAGTTCCAAGCGTGCAGTCATCAGCAGCCCGTATACTTACAAACTTGTCAGTTCTTGCCGCTATAGTACTTGCCTGCATTGCAGTTATAAAATTAAGGCTTGAAAAGCCAGTCTGTATAATAGGAACTTTTTCACTTGTTTCCCTGATGCTACTTTCTTTTATTCAGATTGGAAAAGTAAAAGCCGGATACAAGGAATATCTTAGAGTTTCAGCGGAAGGCGGAATTTCTGGAAAGGTAAAGCCGATTTTTCATCTTTCTAAAACTGGAAAAAATGTAATTCTAATTTTTCTTGACAGGGCGCAGAATAATTTCGTAGAGCCAATGCTTGAAGAGTCTCCAAAGCTAAAGGAACAGTTTTCCGGCTTCACTCTTTACAAAAACACAGTTTCGTTTAACTCGCATACATTGATTGGCGCGCCACCAGTGCACGGCGGTTATGAATATACTCCTGCCGAAATAAACAAAAGAGCAGACAAGCCTCTAGTTGAAAAGCACAATGAAGCAATCTTAATGCTTCCGCGTATTTTTACAGAGCAAGGAGACAACTTTTCTGCGGCCTCAAGCGATGCTTCCTGGGCAAACTACAGCTGGATTCCTGATATTTCTATTTTCAAGCCTTACCCAAAGATTGAATCATTCGTAACAGAAAATGCGTATCTTGCGCAATGGTACAAAGATCATCAGGGAGTCGGAAACTTCACAATAACAAGCGACACACTTAAAAGAAATATGCTTTGGTACAGTTTCTTTAGAACTTCTCCATTAATTCTGCGCCATGTTATTTATGAAAGCGGAAGCTACTGGTCAACAAACACGCAGAATGAAGACTTGAACAAATATCTTGGAAACTATGCTGCAATGGATTACCTGAAAGATCTTACAGACTTTTCTTCAAAGACAGAAAATTATTTTTTAAGTTTCACAAACAATGCCTGCCATACTTCGTTTGCGTTACAAGCTCCAGACTATGTTCCTTCCGCAAAAATCACAGACAGGGGAAATTCGGAATATGCAGGCGACAACTCTTACTCCTCAATGGCAGGCGTAATGCACAGGCTCGGAGAATGGCTTGAATACTTAAAGCAAAATGGAGTCTATGAAAACTCAAGGATTTTGATAGTTTCTGACCACAGCTGCTCATCAAAAGAAAAGCCATATAAATGGGACGAAAAATTCAGCAGGATTTCACCGGGAAAATATCATCCTATATTTATGTTCAAGGATTTCAATGAGTCTGGAGAATTAAAAACAAACAACGACTTTATGACAAACGCAGATTCTCCGACAATTCTTTTGTCGGGAATTATTGAAAACGCAGTGAATCCTTTTACAGGAAATCCTGTAAATTCCAAGCTAAAGGAAGACGGCGCTCTTGTAACAATAAGCAATTTATATATGCCGCACCATTTTTCAAGCAAAAATATTTTCACTGTAAAGCCTGATGATTGGTACAGAGTCAGCGATAACATATTTGAATCAAAAAACTGGAAGCAGGAAACAATGGAGGAATCTAAAAAATGA